From the genome of Planctomycetota bacterium, one region includes:
- a CDS encoding AraC family transcriptional regulator — MSAQSKRKPSHAKDSADAISIYLTHTAGGASYQTHARGAAAPAGVLLVALITFKLTRPRPHRHESEAQCLVVLDGKLSVNRPDARLELTPGQACWLPADTLHDVISHNGSATLLDLRLTPEAAAGVASDGLVTIDRELLQQAIDVVATAANRSAGVIDELETATLVWGQLVPLLARPTVDAEDTDARLRLVERHIRSHLDDDLDVTALARVAGLSRSQLTRLATDTWQVGPAEFVRRVRLDEARRLLRQTAMSVKEVSHACGFASPNHFSRVFTTHFSQPPTAERAS, encoded by the coding sequence ATGTCTGCTCAATCTAAACGAAAACCGAGCCATGCCAAGGACTCGGCTGACGCAATCTCTATCTATTTGACGCATACGGCCGGCGGTGCGAGTTACCAGACGCACGCCCGAGGCGCAGCCGCGCCCGCAGGTGTGCTTCTGGTCGCGCTCATCACGTTCAAACTGACCCGACCACGTCCGCATCGGCACGAGTCGGAGGCGCAGTGCCTCGTCGTACTCGATGGCAAGCTGTCAGTGAACAGGCCAGACGCGCGGTTGGAGTTGACACCAGGCCAGGCTTGCTGGTTGCCCGCGGACACGCTGCACGATGTCATCAGTCACAACGGATCGGCGACACTGCTCGACCTCCGACTCACGCCCGAAGCCGCCGCAGGCGTTGCCTCCGACGGCCTCGTGACCATCGATCGAGAGCTTCTGCAGCAAGCAATCGACGTGGTCGCAACCGCCGCCAATCGATCGGCCGGCGTCATCGACGAGCTGGAAACGGCCACGCTCGTCTGGGGCCAGCTCGTGCCGCTGCTTGCACGTCCGACCGTCGACGCTGAAGACACGGACGCTCGGCTCCGACTGGTCGAGCGGCACATCCGTTCCCATCTCGACGACGATCTCGACGTCACAGCCCTCGCACGGGTCGCCGGGCTCAGCCGTAGCCAACTGACCCGCCTTGCGACCGACACCTGGCAAGTCGGCCCTGCCGAGTTCGTCCGCCGCGTCCGCCTCGACGAGGCCCGCCGACTCCTGCGCCAGACGGCCATGAGCGTCAAAGAAGTCAGCCACGCCTGCGGCTTCGCCTCGCCGAACCACTTCAGCCGCGTCTTCACCACCCACTTCAGCCAACCGCCGACGGCGGAGCGTGCGTCATGA